A part of Tessaracoccus timonensis genomic DNA contains:
- the rsfS gene encoding ribosome silencing factor, producing MTATDEALALTRTAALAASKKSGENIVAFDVSEQLSITDVFLIISAGNERLVGALVDAVEEALLKDGRKPVRREGDRENRWVLLDYVDVVIHVQHDEERTLYNLERLWKDCPTIDLELPQL from the coding sequence GTGACAGCCACTGATGAAGCATTGGCCCTCACTCGCACTGCGGCGCTGGCCGCGTCGAAGAAATCCGGTGAGAACATCGTCGCGTTCGATGTGAGCGAGCAGCTCAGCATCACCGACGTGTTCCTCATCATCTCGGCGGGCAACGAGCGTCTCGTCGGCGCACTGGTAGATGCGGTGGAAGAAGCGCTGCTGAAGGATGGGCGCAAGCCGGTGCGGCGCGAAGGCGACAGGGAGAACCGTTGGGTGTTGCTCGACTACGTCGACGTCGTCATTCACGTCCAGCACGACGAGGAACGCACCCTCTACAACCTTGAACGGCTGTGGAAGGACTGCCCGACGATCGACCTGGAACTGCCGCAACTGTGA
- a CDS encoding histidine phosphatase family protein: MTRIIMLRHGETLWNREGKMQGQADVELSEHGREQAREVAAELTQYAFDVVWSSPLSRALETARTVASVRGLEVHVDARLGEIDMGDWAGKTWAEVSKTHPERVERLRAGEDFRRSESGETAEEMARRGTRALHDIAAQHPDQTVLVATHGFFTRVTVASLLGLSGFGRVLGTLGNAHWAELRHDDVGWTLLGYNLGGAQPHGM, from the coding sequence GTGACCCGCATCATCATGCTGCGCCACGGCGAGACGCTGTGGAACCGCGAAGGAAAGATGCAAGGCCAAGCCGACGTCGAGTTGAGCGAGCATGGCCGCGAACAGGCTCGGGAGGTTGCCGCCGAGCTCACCCAGTATGCGTTTGACGTGGTGTGGTCGTCGCCGCTGTCACGGGCGCTCGAAACCGCTCGCACGGTTGCCTCCGTGCGGGGCTTGGAGGTTCACGTCGACGCCAGGCTCGGCGAGATCGACATGGGCGATTGGGCAGGCAAAACCTGGGCGGAAGTGTCGAAGACGCACCCAGAGAGGGTTGAGCGGTTGCGCGCGGGAGAGGATTTCCGTCGCTCGGAATCAGGGGAGACCGCCGAAGAGATGGCCCGACGAGGCACCCGCGCGCTGCACGACATCGCGGCCCAGCACCCCGACCAGACGGTGCTCGTCGCCACGCACGGGTTCTTTACGCGCGTGACTGTGGCGTCGCTGCTGGGACTGTCAGGATTCGGGCGGGTGCTCGGCACCTTGGGTAATGCACATTGGGCCGAGCTGCGTCACGACGATGTGGGCTGGACGCTGTTGGGGTATAACCTCGGTGGCGCGCAACCGCACGGCATGTAG
- the hemC gene encoding hydroxymethylbilane synthase — MKLRLGTRGTDLAMARTNQVAESLRELGHDVEVVPVTSAEPDANHMHDGQSFKGGFAAELRTALREGQVDAVVHSTKDLPIGEQRQPDLVIAAVPVRDDWRDALISQNRMPLEALPSRARIGVTSLRRIAQIRRLRPDLTFVDVGGTMEERISRVQPGDLDALVLSASALERTGKTEMVTEYLPILPAPGQGAKSIECRVGDTEVIQALEGIEDLETRICVAAERDLMYRLGANYRMPVAALVSRKSILNFKACVTSVDGSEHIQLEIGMPTSLLHAKRAGTRLADAFLERDVMRFINEEALANVKFTKEHDDETGTLDEKGPDAPHLLLPRQEGLMSRSIREQGVNVDTAPLQIAELLPNAENRFDGADWLVFPTAHTIWAVRELGWKLPEDVKVAALGTTTREMLEDYGVHVTLSPEGTASTPNLIAMFPEGSGRVVVPCADDLSNRIAEGLGERGYEVIRMPVYRMRDIDEVAEWVLEGWNNGRYDAVLLTSPVVAQSFLNLMPRNEQVAVFAWDDDSAKVLRDGGVEPVMVAPSKDDKGVTAIAEHIKANAAK, encoded by the coding sequence GTGAAGCTGAGGCTAGGGACGCGAGGCACAGACCTCGCGATGGCGCGTACCAATCAGGTTGCGGAGAGTTTGCGCGAGCTCGGGCACGACGTCGAGGTGGTGCCGGTCACAAGCGCGGAACCCGACGCCAACCACATGCACGACGGGCAGTCATTTAAGGGCGGCTTCGCGGCGGAACTGCGTACGGCCCTGCGCGAAGGGCAGGTGGATGCCGTCGTGCACTCTACGAAGGATCTCCCGATTGGTGAACAGCGCCAGCCTGACCTCGTGATCGCTGCAGTGCCCGTGCGCGACGACTGGCGCGACGCACTGATTTCCCAGAATCGTATGCCCCTGGAAGCCCTTCCTTCCCGTGCCCGCATCGGTGTGACGTCGCTGCGACGCATCGCACAGATCCGCAGGCTGCGCCCCGATCTCACCTTCGTTGACGTTGGCGGCACCATGGAGGAACGCATCTCTCGCGTGCAGCCGGGTGACCTCGACGCGCTGGTGCTGTCCGCGTCGGCACTCGAGCGCACTGGCAAAACCGAGATGGTGACGGAGTATCTGCCCATCCTTCCCGCGCCGGGCCAGGGTGCGAAGTCTATCGAGTGCCGCGTCGGCGACACCGAGGTCATCCAGGCGCTCGAAGGCATTGAAGACCTCGAGACGCGCATCTGCGTGGCTGCCGAGCGTGACCTCATGTACCGCTTGGGCGCCAACTATCGGATGCCGGTGGCAGCGTTGGTTTCGCGCAAGTCGATTCTCAACTTCAAAGCGTGCGTGACGAGCGTCGATGGCTCCGAGCACATACAGCTCGAGATCGGCATGCCGACGTCGTTGTTGCACGCGAAGCGAGCCGGCACGCGGCTGGCAGATGCGTTCTTGGAACGCGACGTTATGCGCTTCATCAACGAGGAAGCGCTCGCGAATGTGAAGTTCACGAAGGAACACGACGACGAGACCGGCACGCTCGACGAGAAGGGGCCCGACGCGCCCCACCTGCTGCTGCCTCGCCAGGAGGGGCTCATGTCTCGCTCTATCCGCGAGCAGGGCGTGAACGTCGACACGGCCCCGTTGCAGATTGCCGAGCTGCTCCCGAATGCAGAGAACCGTTTCGATGGAGCCGACTGGCTGGTATTCCCGACGGCGCACACCATCTGGGCGGTGCGTGAGTTGGGTTGGAAGCTACCCGAGGACGTCAAGGTGGCGGCGCTTGGCACCACCACCCGCGAGATGCTCGAAGACTACGGCGTGCACGTCACGCTGTCCCCGGAGGGCACCGCCAGCACGCCGAACCTCATCGCTATGTTCCCGGAGGGCTCCGGCCGCGTTGTGGTGCCTTGTGCTGACGACCTCAGCAACCGGATCGCCGAGGGCCTGGGGGAGCGTGGCTACGAGGTTATTCGCATGCCGGTGTACCGCATGCGCGACATCGACGAGGTGGCCGAATGGGTGCTGGAGGGCTGGAATAACGGCCGCTACGACGCGGTGCTCCTCACCTCGCCTGTCGTGGCACAGAGCTTCCTTAACCTGATGCCGCGCAACGAGCAGGTGGCCGTATTCGCTTGGGACGACGATTCCGCCAAGGTGCTTCGCGACGGTGGTGTCGAGCCCGTGATGGTGGCACCGTCGAAGGACGACAAGGGAGTCACCGCCATCGCCGAGCACATCAAGGCCAACGCCGCGAAGTAG
- a CDS encoding DUF998 domain-containing protein — translation MSSRPDPGIGAAAVGLALAGVLQLSWLSEFMSGSTLPTRTSYVSELAVAGQPWSEALRAADAVAGLCILLVAFQLARFILAGDWLARIATISLALLGVGTLIAAMWPMGCAPSVSEACAAAMARGDVELTQMLHASGSAVAGVGAFVGFPTAALAVRQRQRPAGVVALIMAGAYLLAATWELVELAGLGVGAGGWSQRIAITLSASMLVMMALAAATRGWSAAVNGRQAGWTP, via the coding sequence GTGAGCAGTCGACCCGACCCCGGCATCGGGGCGGCCGCCGTCGGGCTCGCCCTCGCAGGGGTGCTGCAGCTCTCGTGGCTCAGCGAGTTCATGAGCGGTTCTACGCTGCCCACCCGGACCTCCTACGTCAGCGAGCTCGCCGTCGCCGGGCAGCCGTGGTCCGAGGCGCTCCGGGCCGCCGATGCGGTCGCCGGCCTGTGCATCCTGCTCGTCGCCTTCCAACTGGCCCGCTTCATCCTCGCGGGGGACTGGCTCGCACGGATCGCGACGATCTCCCTCGCCCTGCTCGGGGTCGGGACGCTGATCGCCGCGATGTGGCCGATGGGCTGCGCGCCGTCGGTGTCCGAGGCCTGCGCCGCGGCGATGGCGAGGGGCGACGTCGAGCTCACCCAGATGCTCCACGCCAGCGGCAGCGCGGTCGCCGGCGTCGGGGCGTTCGTGGGCTTCCCGACGGCCGCCCTCGCCGTCCGGCAGCGGCAACGACCGGCGGGTGTCGTCGCGCTCATCATGGCCGGTGCCTATCTGCTGGCGGCCACGTGGGAGCTCGTCGAGCTCGCGGGCCTCGGGGTCGGCGCGGGCGGCTGGAGTCAGCGCATCGCCATCACGCTCTCGGCATCGATGCTCGTCATGATGGCGTTGGCGGCCGCTACCAGGGGGTGGTCCGCAGCCGTGAACGGTCGGCAGGCAGGATGGACCCCATGA
- the lysX gene encoding bifunctional lysylphosphatidylglycerol synthetase/lysine--tRNA ligase LysX, translating into MPAVRRPSRLREAMPTWLARLLILAAVVSLFGLWFQDTWIYFLCSVVLGMFAIPNDPSLFQAALLFVLAAPIGRRYRGAHTILLSLMAFITVLSVLLAVILVGGFLADELQDITLFEKVMSAVMAVTNVVATTVVAWARPAFPVRMRARSVRNGALVLFAGETLAFLVTLGLLGPFDRHEPWVKRVRLAVNVTFGAQPDTATWQGPHWVLLLGSLMAGASVVAAFYVLWRAEVGVDGMSADDELRLRALIRDHGEDDSLSYFATRREKSLVFSPDGRAVVAYRVQGDVAVASGDPIGERKSWPAAVDAFLSAARLGGRHVTVLSTTRVGAELYASRGLTALTLGDEAVLHTDEFTLAGPAMRSVRHAVGRLERAGYTVEFGRFGDIPADVRATAADLADAWREGSVERGFSMALGRLRDRSDDRAVLVLARDGKGSPRALLTFAPWGRRGLSLDLMRRAPEAENGVTEFMVASLMRHAEGLGIRRVSLNFAMFRHVFSRAEQVGAGPMTRLSNKVLLLASRFYQLDSLYRSNDKYGPQWSPRLMCYDPGLTLTRAAWAMGIAEGFIPWPGRQAAEVVGARDAAFVERVHAIDAEPPLPALPASRRNEQQRVREEKAQRMALSGRETNPVAVPRTHSVAEARGLLAAALEEGPTGDRPASGGRLTEVRVSVAGRVRALRDLGGITFAVFEEAGQRLQVVVERACTEPAQRDDFRRWVDLGDVISVTGRLGTSRSGEWSLWASSWEMAAKCFNPMPGIEAQLTDDARARQRVLDLITSDTSLEFLRKRGLGVQALRQALVAEGYLEVETPMLQPIHGGAAARPFVTHINAYDMELYLRIAPELFLKRLLVGGMERIFEVGRNFRNEGADATHNPEFTACEVYAAYSDYDEMRELTRRLILAMAQAVHGAPIARRPDGHGGYVDVDLSEPWPVVTVHEAVSRACGVPLTAASSVEEVAAACRAHDIPVAGGASAGELVMELYGALVEKQTQYPTFYCDFPREVSPLARPHRSVPGLTEQWDLVAFGAELGCAYSELADPIDQTERLTAQSLAAAAGDPEAMQLDEDFLQALRYGMPPTGGLGLGVDRIVMLLLGRSIRATLAFPFVRPQA; encoded by the coding sequence GTGCCCGCAGTCCGCAGACCGAGCCGCCTCCGCGAGGCCATGCCCACGTGGCTGGCGCGCCTGTTGATCCTCGCCGCTGTGGTGTCGCTGTTCGGGCTGTGGTTCCAGGACACGTGGATCTACTTCCTGTGCTCGGTCGTCCTCGGCATGTTCGCGATCCCCAACGACCCGAGCCTGTTCCAGGCCGCGCTGTTGTTCGTGCTCGCCGCACCGATCGGCCGCCGCTACCGCGGCGCCCATACGATCCTGCTCTCCCTGATGGCGTTCATCACGGTGCTCTCGGTGCTGCTGGCGGTGATCCTCGTCGGAGGTTTCCTGGCCGACGAGCTCCAGGACATCACGCTGTTCGAGAAGGTGATGAGCGCGGTGATGGCGGTCACCAACGTCGTCGCCACCACGGTTGTCGCGTGGGCGCGGCCGGCGTTCCCGGTACGCATGCGGGCGCGTTCGGTCCGCAATGGCGCACTCGTGCTGTTCGCGGGCGAGACGTTGGCGTTCCTCGTGACGCTGGGCCTGCTCGGCCCCTTCGACCGGCACGAGCCGTGGGTCAAGCGCGTGCGCCTCGCCGTCAACGTGACCTTCGGTGCACAGCCCGACACCGCCACCTGGCAGGGCCCCCACTGGGTCCTGCTGCTGGGCAGCCTGATGGCGGGCGCGTCGGTCGTCGCCGCCTTCTACGTCCTGTGGCGGGCAGAGGTGGGCGTCGACGGGATGTCGGCCGACGACGAACTGCGCCTCCGCGCGCTGATCCGCGACCATGGGGAGGACGACTCACTGTCCTACTTCGCGACGCGGCGCGAGAAGTCGCTGGTGTTCTCGCCGGACGGGCGGGCCGTCGTCGCCTACCGGGTGCAGGGTGACGTGGCCGTCGCGAGCGGCGACCCGATCGGTGAGCGGAAGTCCTGGCCGGCCGCGGTGGACGCGTTTCTGAGCGCGGCGCGACTGGGCGGACGGCACGTCACGGTGCTCTCCACGACGCGCGTCGGCGCCGAGCTGTACGCCAGCCGGGGGCTGACGGCGCTGACACTCGGTGACGAGGCGGTGCTGCACACCGACGAGTTCACGCTCGCGGGGCCGGCCATGCGGTCCGTGCGGCACGCCGTCGGCAGGCTCGAGCGGGCGGGGTACACCGTCGAGTTCGGCCGCTTCGGCGACATCCCCGCCGACGTGCGCGCCACCGCCGCAGACCTGGCCGACGCGTGGCGGGAGGGCTCCGTCGAGCGGGGCTTCTCGATGGCGCTGGGGCGGCTCCGCGACCGCTCCGACGATCGCGCGGTGCTCGTGCTTGCCCGCGACGGCAAGGGCTCGCCCCGGGCGCTGCTCACGTTCGCGCCATGGGGTCGTCGGGGCCTGTCCCTGGACCTCATGCGTCGAGCGCCGGAGGCCGAGAACGGCGTGACGGAGTTCATGGTGGCCTCGCTGATGCGGCACGCCGAGGGGCTGGGCATCCGTCGGGTGTCGCTGAACTTCGCGATGTTCCGGCATGTTTTCAGCAGGGCCGAGCAGGTGGGCGCGGGCCCGATGACGAGGCTCTCCAACAAGGTGCTGCTGCTGGCGTCGCGCTTCTACCAGCTCGACAGCCTCTACCGCTCCAACGACAAGTACGGGCCGCAGTGGTCGCCGCGGCTGATGTGCTACGACCCGGGGCTCACGCTCACGCGCGCCGCCTGGGCGATGGGCATCGCGGAGGGCTTCATTCCTTGGCCGGGCAGGCAGGCGGCGGAGGTCGTCGGGGCGCGGGACGCGGCGTTCGTCGAACGGGTGCACGCCATCGACGCGGAGCCTCCACTGCCCGCGTTGCCGGCGTCGCGGCGCAACGAGCAGCAGCGCGTGCGGGAGGAGAAGGCGCAGCGGATGGCCTTGTCGGGGCGCGAGACGAATCCCGTCGCCGTGCCGCGGACGCACTCGGTCGCCGAGGCGCGGGGGCTGCTCGCGGCGGCGTTGGAGGAGGGGCCGACGGGGGACCGGCCGGCGAGCGGCGGCCGCCTCACGGAGGTGCGGGTGTCCGTCGCGGGCCGGGTCCGGGCGCTGCGCGATCTGGGTGGTATCACCTTCGCAGTGTTCGAGGAGGCCGGGCAGCGGCTGCAGGTCGTCGTCGAGCGCGCGTGCACCGAACCGGCCCAGCGCGACGACTTCCGGCGCTGGGTGGACCTCGGCGACGTCATCTCCGTGACCGGCCGACTCGGCACGAGTCGTAGCGGCGAGTGGAGCCTGTGGGCATCGTCGTGGGAAATGGCCGCGAAGTGCTTCAACCCGATGCCCGGCATCGAGGCGCAGCTCACCGACGACGCCCGCGCCCGCCAGCGGGTGCTGGACCTCATCACGTCCGACACGTCGCTGGAGTTCCTGCGTAAGCGCGGGCTCGGGGTACAGGCGCTGCGGCAGGCGCTCGTCGCGGAGGGATACCTCGAGGTCGAGACACCGATGCTGCAGCCGATCCACGGCGGCGCGGCGGCGCGGCCGTTCGTCACGCACATCAACGCGTACGACATGGAGCTGTACCTCCGGATCGCGCCGGAGCTGTTCCTGAAGCGCCTGCTGGTGGGAGGCATGGAGCGCATCTTCGAGGTGGGCCGCAACTTCCGCAACGAGGGCGCGGACGCGACGCACAACCCCGAGTTCACGGCCTGCGAGGTGTACGCGGCGTACTCGGACTACGACGAGATGCGCGAACTGACCAGACGGCTCATCCTCGCGATGGCGCAGGCCGTGCACGGGGCGCCGATCGCGCGGCGGCCCGACGGGCACGGCGGGTACGTGGATGTCGACCTCTCGGAGCCCTGGCCCGTGGTGACGGTGCACGAGGCGGTCTCGCGTGCGTGCGGGGTGCCGCTGACGGCCGCCTCGAGCGTCGAGGAGGTAGCCGCGGCCTGCCGTGCGCACGACATTCCGGTGGCTGGCGGTGCGAGCGCGGGGGAGCTCGTGATGGAGCTCTACGGCGCGCTCGTGGAGAAGCAGACGCAGTACCCGACGTTCTACTGCGACTTCCCGCGGGAGGTGTCGCCGCTTGCCAGGCCGCACCGCAGCGTGCCCGGACTCACGGAGCAGTGGGACCTCGTCGCCTTCGGGGCGGAGCTCGGGTGCGCCTACTCGGAGCTGGCCGATCCGATCGACCAGACGGAGCGGCTGACGGCGCAGTCGCTGGCTGCGGCGGCCGGCGACCCGGAGGCCATGCAGCTCGACGAGGACTTCCTGCAGGCGCTGCGCTACGGCATGCCCCCGACGGGTGGCCTCGGCCTGGGCGTGGACCGCATCGTCATGCTGCTGCTCGGGCGGTCGATCCGGGCGACGCTCGCGTTCCCGTTCGTGCGGCCGCAGGCCTGA
- a CDS encoding recombinase family protein, translated as MNAVTYRYSAAENPAWLNQQEADCRSYADEHGLTVTKVFTDVGHSRHGLRHMLDAVERQDVTGLIVTDLARLGSKYADHVAVVQQLHDAGVDIHVTKDRTTSSVEEKPDRRQAGTPRCRGPAVVPLRW; from the coding sequence ATGAACGCAGTCACCTACCGGTACAGCGCGGCGGAGAACCCTGCCTGGCTGAACCAGCAAGAAGCCGACTGCCGCAGCTACGCCGACGAGCACGGCCTGACCGTCACCAAGGTCTTCACCGACGTCGGGCACAGTCGCCACGGCCTGCGTCACATGCTCGATGCCGTCGAGCGGCAGGACGTGACCGGGCTCATCGTCACCGACCTTGCACGGCTCGGCTCTAAGTACGCCGATCACGTCGCCGTCGTCCAGCAGCTCCACGACGCTGGAGTCGACATCCACGTCACCAAAGACCGCACGACAAGCTCCGTCGAGGAGAAACCTGATCGCCGTCAAGCAGGCACACCTCGATGCCGAGGCCCCGCGGTCGTTCCCCTCCGGTGGTAG
- a CDS encoding ImmA/IrrE family metallo-endopeptidase, with translation MPEQSLTDIARLFDPARLTQARRICKMSKTELHRAVGVSAAAIGQYERGEVRPRAETIAALADALKVPAGFFAHGRPRAQVEIAEASFRRLRSTTVSQQQQATAYVEQAWELSCYLEESVEFPDIDLPGWAQPDSFDVPDPVTAARAMREHWRLGFGPIPHLVYQLEQHGILTVFFSMKEEELDDKSRIDAFSTIALPRPMIVLTPDKANDVMRHRFSAAHELGHIVLHHGRQGTDTQMERQADEFAAEFLTPRDVICNELPKRVNFNRIEEISEWWGVSVHSLLYRMRELEIISESTTRRAYITLNSLPRRSRPIRDFPGEQPELLKNAIELLETVDVTVVDIARDLQFTPRRVRQLAGIEDPRPKLSLVPTPDDRRTTTAPPTT, from the coding sequence ATGCCAGAGCAAAGCCTGACCGATATTGCGCGCCTTTTTGATCCCGCCCGCCTGACTCAGGCGCGACGCATCTGCAAGATGAGTAAGACCGAACTCCATCGAGCGGTTGGAGTCTCTGCCGCCGCGATTGGTCAGTACGAGCGTGGCGAAGTCAGACCGCGTGCAGAGACAATCGCAGCGCTGGCCGACGCCCTCAAAGTTCCAGCAGGTTTTTTCGCACATGGCCGTCCTCGCGCACAAGTCGAGATCGCAGAAGCTTCATTCCGAAGGCTCCGATCGACCACTGTCAGTCAGCAGCAACAGGCCACTGCCTATGTCGAACAGGCGTGGGAGCTTAGCTGCTATCTCGAAGAGAGTGTCGAGTTCCCTGATATCGATCTGCCGGGCTGGGCGCAACCCGACTCGTTCGACGTGCCCGACCCGGTCACCGCGGCACGCGCTATGCGCGAGCATTGGCGGCTCGGTTTCGGCCCGATCCCTCATCTCGTTTATCAGCTAGAGCAGCACGGCATTCTCACGGTGTTCTTCTCAATGAAAGAAGAGGAGCTGGACGACAAGAGCCGTATCGATGCGTTCTCAACGATCGCCCTGCCGCGTCCTATGATCGTGCTCACACCGGACAAGGCCAATGATGTTATGCGCCACCGATTCTCCGCGGCTCACGAATTGGGACACATCGTGCTGCATCACGGGCGTCAAGGAACTGACACCCAAATGGAGCGTCAAGCCGACGAGTTCGCGGCCGAGTTCCTCACGCCCCGTGATGTCATCTGCAACGAGCTTCCGAAGCGGGTTAACTTCAACCGGATCGAGGAGATCAGCGAATGGTGGGGCGTCTCGGTTCACTCATTGCTGTATCGCATGCGCGAGCTCGAAATCATTTCCGAGTCAACCACCAGGCGAGCCTACATAACGCTCAATAGCTTGCCGCGACGCTCACGACCAATCCGAGACTTCCCTGGGGAGCAACCAGAGCTCCTCAAGAACGCCATCGAGCTTCTCGAAACTGTCGACGTGACCGTTGTCGATATCGCGCGCGACCTACAGTTCACCCCCAGACGTGTTCGGCAACTCGCGGGCATCGAGGATCCTCGGCCGAAGCTCTCGCTGGTGCCAACCCCAGACGACCGTCGAACCACGACGGCGCCCCCGACGACATAG